Part of the Paenibacillus sp. JNUCC32 genome is shown below.
AATATACGAGGAAGGAATCTCCTTGATCATCGTCCAGTCGCTGACCGAAGTCTTGATATTGTTATATAAATAGATTTTGTTGTTATACTCGAAATGGCCTTCCTTCTTGCCGGATTGCTTGATGCTGGCGTACCAGTCCGCCTGGACTTGTTGTCCCAGCATTTCGTCATCGCCGGAATACATGATATACCCGTCTTCATTGGCAATGTACAGCTGCTCATGATCAGGCTGGAACAGCTGGCCGCTGATCCGGCTCAGGAAATCCATGTCCAAATCGATGGCGAGAATGCCTAATCGTTCGGTTGAAGGGACCCGTTCAATGACCCGGTACATCGTGAATACTTGTTGATCGGCTTCATAGGGATAAGCTAACTGAAACCCGTACGTATGAAGGGGATGCGGCGGCTGAAGGACCACCGTATCGTTACGAAGATCGGGAATCTCGGGATAGAGGTTGACCTCGCTTGTTTTTCTGGCGATATCCTGCGCGAATAACGTGGCTTCCCGTTTGCCGTCGACGTAAAGATAGACCTGCCTGGAGCCGCTGATGGCTTTTTGAATGGATTGCAGCGTGGCGGATTGCCTGCCGCTGGCGTTGATGTTCTCATGACTGTAATAGAGGCTGCGGAAAAAATCCGGATCCGAGTAGACCGTAAGGGAACTACGGTTCATCTCTTCCAAATAGCTCTCCAAATTCAACCGTCCCTGATAGAGAAGGTTCATATTCTCAACAACGGCCCGTTCCTTGAGCGAGTTGGTTGTCATGACGTAACTGATGATCATGGAAATGGTGGTCGGAATGATGGTCGCCATGATCATGAAGGTAATCAGTTTGGTGCGGATGCTGCTCCAGTTCCAGTTCAATATTTTCACCGCCGATCAATTTTCTATACCAATTAGTTCACATCCTATGGTAGTCCCAAGGTCTTCATCTTAGCATAATTAAATCATAGAGAAATGGATAGAGAAACGATAGGACAAGCGGAGGGGGATTAACATGAACAGCAAGAGAACGGCTGCTTTGACGCAGCAGTTGGTTTATATCGGACCCGCGCTGCTGTTTTTCGGTATTACGATCATTATCCCATTTGTGATGGGGATGTATTACTCGTTTACCGACTGGAACGGCGTTTCCGGGAACGTCGAATGGGTCGGGCTGGACAATTTCAAACAGATTTTCACAAATGACAGCGCATTCGCCCAATCCTTCTGGTTCACCACCAAATTTACGATCGTCGGCGTGCTTCTGACGAATTTGGTCGGATTCTTCCTGGCCTACTTCTTAACGAAAAATATTCGGGCCCGCAACTGGCTGCGGACGATATTCTTCATGCCGAACGTGATCGGCGGATTGCTGCTCGGCTTCATCTGGCAGTTTATCTTCATAAAAGGCTTTGCAACCGTTGGCGAAGCGACGGGAATTCCGTTTTTTAATCTTCCGTGGCTGGGAGACGAAGTAACCGGCTTCTGGGGCATCATCATGGTATTCGTATGGCAGTCGTCAGGCTATCTGATGGTCATCTACATCGCCTCCATTACGAACGTGTCCAAGGAAGTCATGGAAGCTGCCGAGATTGATGGGGCCAACCGGTTCCAAGTGCTCAAGAGCATCATCGTTCCGCTTATTATGCCGGCGGTTACCGTATGTTTGTTCCTGGCGATTTCCTGGTCCTTCAAAATGTTCGACCTGAACCTGTCGCTGACCAAGGGCGGACCTTACCGCTCCACGGAATCGCTGGCGATGAACGTGTACAACGAGGCTTTCCTGAACAACCGGTACGGTCTCGGGACCGCCAAGTCCTTGATCTTCTTCCTGGTCGTCGCCGTCATTACGCTCATCCAAGTCCGTTTAACGAAGCAGAAGGAGGTTGAAGCTTAATGAGATCGAAGAAACCTCCCATGTCGGCCTCCACGATCGTACTGCAGATCGTGATGGTCATTGTTGCCTTGATCTTCTTGGCACCGTTCTACTTCCTGCTGGTGAACTCGGTCAAATCGCTGGGCGATATTATGGTCGACGCGGCCAACTGGCCAACGGCCTTTCACTTTGACAACTACAGCAAGGCTTGGGAAATGACCCGCTTCCCGGAAGCATTCACGAACTCCATCATCATTACGGTCATCAGCAATCTGATCATTGCCCTGCTGAGCGCGATGGCAGCTTACCGGATGGTCCGGTCCAATACGAGATTCAATCGAATCGTGTTCATGCTGTTCGTATCGGCCATGGTCATTCCGTTCCAATCCATTATGATTCCATTGCTGCAGGTCATTAACTTTCTCGGCGTCAACAACAGCATCGTGGGTCTGATTCTCAGTTATCTCGGACTCGGCATCCCGCTGTCGGTCTTCCTGTTCCACGGTTTCGTGAAAGGCATTCCGCTTGAGATCGAAGAGGCTGCCACGGTCGACGGCGCTTCTCCGTTCAGGGTATTTGCCCGCATCGTTATGCCGATGCTGAAACCTATGATGGTAACGGTCATCATCCTGAACTGCCTGTGGGTCTGGAACGACTATCTGCTGCCATCCTTGATCCTGCAAAGTCCGGAACTGCGAACGATTCCGCTTGCGACCTTTGCTTTCTTCGGGCAGTATTCGAAGCAGTGGGATATGGCGCTGCCGGCGCTCGTGCTGGGCATTACGCCGATCATCATCTTCTTCCTGTCACTGCAGAAGTACATCGTTGAGGGCGTCGCTGCCGGCTCCGTTAAGGGGTAAGGGCAGCGGGCGCCTCGCCCATAACCGGTTTTTCCATCTTTATATATAATCATTATCAGGGGGTAGTAAAGATGAACAAAATGAAATTATCACTCGTGATGCTGCTGGCTTTCTCGCTGCTGCTTGCAGCTTGCGGCGGCAAGTCGGAAGAAGGCCAGGGCGGAAGCTCGAATGGAGCTTCCGGCGATGTCAAAACGGTCAAGATTTTTCAATTCAAAACCGAGATCGTGGACGGCCTGAATGAGCTTAAAGTCGAATTCGAGAAGGAATACCCGAACATCAAGCTGGATATTCAAACGGTAGGCGGCGGCGCTGACTATGGTGCTGCATTGAAAACCAAATTCGCATCCAACGATGCGCCGGATATTTTCTCCAATGGCGGCGACGCCGAGATGGAGATGTGGATCGACCGTCTCGAGGATCTGTCCGATCAGCCTTGGGTGAACGATCTGGTCGACATGGCGAAAGAGCCGATGACCAAAGACGGTAAAGTATACGGCATGCCGATGAACCTTGAAGGATGGGGTTACATCTACAATAAGGATTTGTTTGAGCAGGCCGGCATTACCGAGCTTCCTAAAACGTATACTCAGCTGGCGGATGCCGCGAAGAAGCTGGAAGCCGCAGGCATAACTCCTTTTGCGAACGCTTACCAGGAATGGTGGTTGATCGGCAACCAGGGCATTAACCCGGCATTCGCCCAGCAGGATGACCCGAATGCGTTTATCCAGGGCTTGAACGACGGCACGCAAAAATTCGTGGGCAATGGGAAGTTCGAAGAGTGGACCAAGCTGATGCAGCTGACATTGGACCACGGCAACAAGAACCCGCTGACCACCGACTACAATACGGCCATTTCCCTGCTGGCTACAGGTAAAGCGGCCATGATGCAGAACGGGAACTGGGCTCAAACCGAGATCGATGCCATCAATCCGGATCTGAATCTCGGCTACCTGCCGATGCCGCTTGGCGACAATGCGGAGCAAAATGACAAGCTGAACGTCGGCGTACCTGCGAACCTGGTCATTAACAAAGATTCCGTGTCGAAGGAAGAAGCGAAGATCTTCCTGAACTGGTTTGTCACATCCGATATCGGCAAAGAGTACATCGTGAAAAAATTCAAATTCATCCCGGCCTTGAAGACCATCGAAGCAACGCCTGAGGATATGGGCGACTTGGGTTCGGCCGTATGGGAGTACGTGCAGGCAGGCAAAGTGCTGCCAAGACAATCCGCGAAGTTCCCGGACGGCGCGGCACAGGAGTTCTCCGGCGCGATGCAGGCATTCTTCGCCGGCAAATCCGATACGAACAAAATGCTTGAAGATATGCAGACATCCTGGGATAGCTTGAGCAAGTAAGGAGCCATGCAAAATTTAAGTTAGCAGACCGTTCATAAGAGGTATGATCCCTTGTCCGACAAGATAGGGGATGGTACCTCTTTTCTATAGCAGAGTCTACGAAGGAGGCAATTCTATGATTAATCAACGTTTTCCTAAGATATGGTATGGCGGGGACTATAACCCCGAGCAATGGGATAAGGCAACGATGGAAGAGGACCTGCGAATGTTCGAGCTGGCGGGCGTCGACGTGGCGACCCTCAATGTATTCTCCTGGGCCAAAACGCAGCGCGATGAGGAAAGCTATGATTTCGGGTGGCTTGATGAAATTATGGACCGCCTGGCGGAGGAGCAGGTTCACGTCTGTTTGGCAACCAGTACGGGAGCGCACCCGGCTTGGATGGCCAAGAAATACCCGGACATCCTGCGCGTCGATTACGATGGACGCAAACGCAAATTCGGCGGCCGCCATAATTCATGTCCGAACAGCCCGACCTATCGCAAATACTCCGTGCTGATGGCGCGCAAGCTGGCTGAACGGTACAAGGATCACCCGGCGCTGGTCATCTGGCACGTCTCCAATGAGTATGGCGGGTATTGTTATTGCGACAACTGCGAGCGTCAGTTCCGCGTCTGGCTGAAAGAGCGTTACGGATCGCTGGATAAGCTGAACGCCGCATGGAATACCGGGTTTTGGGGCCATACCTTCTACGAGTGGGACGAGATCGTGGTACCGAATGCGCTCAGCGAGGAATTCGGCGGAAACCGGTCGTTCTTCCAGGGAATATCGCTGGATTACCGCCGTTTTCAGTCCGACAGCCTGCTGCAATGTTACCGACTGGAAAGAGATGAGCTGAAGAAGGTCACGCCGGATATTCCGGTCACCACCAATCTGATGGGCTTTTATCCGGAGCTGGATTACTTCGAGTGGGCGAAGCATATGGATGTGGTGTCCTGGGACAACTATCCCGCGATCGATACGCCGGTGAGCTTTACGGCGATGTCGCATAACCTGATGCGCGGGCTGAGAAGCGGACAGCCGTTCATGCTGATGGAGCAGACTCCGAGCGTTCAGAACTGGTCGCCCTACAACTCCGCGAAGCGTCCCGGTGTCATGCGGCTGTGGAGTTATCAGGCCGTAGCGCACGGCGCGGATACGATCATGTTCTTCCAGCTCCGCCGTTCCGTGGGGGCGTGCGAGAAATTCCACGGCGCATTGATCGAGCATGTGGGACATGAGCATACCCGGGTCTTCCGGGAGTGCGCGGAGCTGGGGCATGAGCTGCAGCAGCTCGGAGACAAGCTGCTCGACTCCCGTTCGGACGCCAAGGTAGCGATCATGTATGACTGGGAGAACCGCTGGGCGCTGGAGCTGTCAAGCGGGCCTTCCAAAGCACTGAACTACGTGGATGAGGTTCATAAATATTATGACGCGCTGTATCAGCAGAATATCCAGACCGATATCATCAGCGTCGAAGAGGATCTAAGCAAGTATGATATCGTGATTGCCCCCGTGATGTACATGGTGAAGCCGGGCGTTGCCCAGCGCGTGGAGCGGTTCGTAGCGCAGGGCGGAACCTTCGTGACCACCTTCTTCAGCGGCATCGTCAATGAGAACGATCTGGTGACCCTCGGAGGTCATCCGGGCGAGCTGCGCAGCGTGACCGGCATTTGGGCTGAGGAAATCGATGCATTGCTGCCCGGAATGCAAAATCAGATCGACATGAAGCAGGATTGGGGATCGCTGCGTGGAAGTTATCCATGTGGAATTTTGTGCGATGTCATCCATGCGGAGACGGCGGAGGTTTTGGCTGAGTACGGATCCGACTTCTACAAAGGCACGCCTGTTTTAACGAAGAATGCGTTTGGCGAAGGGCAGGCCTATTATGTGGCCAGCAGTCCGGATGCGCAGTTCCTGCAAGGGTTTCTTGCCAATCTGTGCGAAGAACAAGGCGTGAAGCCGCTGCTGGATACACCACAAGGAGTAGAGGTGGTGGAACGGGTGAAGGACGGAAACTCCTATCTGTTCATATTGAACCACAATGCCGAAGAGATGACGTTTGATGCAGGTTCTGCCAATTCATTCGATCTCCTGGGCAGCCGGCAGGTTACGGGCCATGTCACGATTCCGGGAAG
Proteins encoded:
- a CDS encoding carbohydrate ABC transporter permease, with the protein product MNSKRTAALTQQLVYIGPALLFFGITIIIPFVMGMYYSFTDWNGVSGNVEWVGLDNFKQIFTNDSAFAQSFWFTTKFTIVGVLLTNLVGFFLAYFLTKNIRARNWLRTIFFMPNVIGGLLLGFIWQFIFIKGFATVGEATGIPFFNLPWLGDEVTGFWGIIMVFVWQSSGYLMVIYIASITNVSKEVMEAAEIDGANRFQVLKSIIVPLIMPAVTVCLFLAISWSFKMFDLNLSLTKGGPYRSTESLAMNVYNEAFLNNRYGLGTAKSLIFFLVVAVITLIQVRLTKQKEVEA
- a CDS encoding carbohydrate ABC transporter permease, which encodes MRSKKPPMSASTIVLQIVMVIVALIFLAPFYFLLVNSVKSLGDIMVDAANWPTAFHFDNYSKAWEMTRFPEAFTNSIIITVISNLIIALLSAMAAYRMVRSNTRFNRIVFMLFVSAMVIPFQSIMIPLLQVINFLGVNNSIVGLILSYLGLGIPLSVFLFHGFVKGIPLEIEEAATVDGASPFRVFARIVMPMLKPMMVTVIILNCLWVWNDYLLPSLILQSPELRTIPLATFAFFGQYSKQWDMALPALVLGITPIIIFFLSLQKYIVEGVAAGSVKG
- a CDS encoding ABC transporter substrate-binding protein — protein: MNKMKLSLVMLLAFSLLLAACGGKSEEGQGGSSNGASGDVKTVKIFQFKTEIVDGLNELKVEFEKEYPNIKLDIQTVGGGADYGAALKTKFASNDAPDIFSNGGDAEMEMWIDRLEDLSDQPWVNDLVDMAKEPMTKDGKVYGMPMNLEGWGYIYNKDLFEQAGITELPKTYTQLADAAKKLEAAGITPFANAYQEWWLIGNQGINPAFAQQDDPNAFIQGLNDGTQKFVGNGKFEEWTKLMQLTLDHGNKNPLTTDYNTAISLLATGKAAMMQNGNWAQTEIDAINPDLNLGYLPMPLGDNAEQNDKLNVGVPANLVINKDSVSKEEAKIFLNWFVTSDIGKEYIVKKFKFIPALKTIEATPEDMGDLGSAVWEYVQAGKVLPRQSAKFPDGAAQEFSGAMQAFFAGKSDTNKMLEDMQTSWDSLSK
- a CDS encoding beta-galactosidase, with amino-acid sequence MINQRFPKIWYGGDYNPEQWDKATMEEDLRMFELAGVDVATLNVFSWAKTQRDEESYDFGWLDEIMDRLAEEQVHVCLATSTGAHPAWMAKKYPDILRVDYDGRKRKFGGRHNSCPNSPTYRKYSVLMARKLAERYKDHPALVIWHVSNEYGGYCYCDNCERQFRVWLKERYGSLDKLNAAWNTGFWGHTFYEWDEIVVPNALSEEFGGNRSFFQGISLDYRRFQSDSLLQCYRLERDELKKVTPDIPVTTNLMGFYPELDYFEWAKHMDVVSWDNYPAIDTPVSFTAMSHNLMRGLRSGQPFMLMEQTPSVQNWSPYNSAKRPGVMRLWSYQAVAHGADTIMFFQLRRSVGACEKFHGALIEHVGHEHTRVFRECAELGHELQQLGDKLLDSRSDAKVAIMYDWENRWALELSSGPSKALNYVDEVHKYYDALYQQNIQTDIISVEEDLSKYDIVIAPVMYMVKPGVAQRVERFVAQGGTFVTTFFSGIVNENDLVTLGGHPGELRSVTGIWAEEIDALLPGMQNQIDMKQDWGSLRGSYPCGILCDVIHAETAEVLAEYGSDFYKGTPVLTKNAFGEGQAYYVASSPDAQFLQGFLANLCEEQGVKPLLDTPQGVEVVERVKDGNSYLFILNHNAEEMTFDAGSANSFDLLGSRQVTGHVTIPGRDVMILERAAAARS